The Halomicronema hongdechloris C2206 genome includes a window with the following:
- a CDS encoding NIL domain-containing protein, translating to MKKRVKLTFPQRSVHMPITYRLAKDFNIAANIIRAQVAPNQIGTLVVELSGDIDQLDESIDWMQTQGIRVSLASREILIDEEACVHCGLCTGVCPTESLTLDPQTFQLQFNRTTCVMCEQCIPTCPVNAISTNL from the coding sequence ATGAAAAAGCGGGTCAAGCTTACCTTTCCCCAGCGATCGGTACATATGCCAATTACCTATCGCCTGGCCAAGGATTTTAATATTGCTGCCAATATCATTCGAGCCCAAGTGGCCCCAAATCAGATTGGGACCTTAGTGGTGGAGTTGTCCGGCGACATTGATCAACTGGATGAGTCCATAGACTGGATGCAGACCCAGGGGATTCGGGTGTCATTAGCCAGCCGGGAGATTCTGATTGATGAAGAGGCGTGTGTGCATTGCGGGCTCTGCACGGGGGTGTGCCCGACGGAGTCCTTAACCCTTGACCCCCAGACCTTTCAGCTGCAGTTTAATCGCACCACCTGTGTCATGTGTGAGCAGTGCATTCCCACGTGCCCGGTTAACGCCATTTCCACCAACCTCTAA
- a CDS encoding thioredoxin family protein: MSEKLPGSSDIQGSAFGQRLRNFLIVLTAVVLAVAIFVGVRGPSPSGSLTALAETATPLETALANQQPTLIEFYANWCTSCQAMASDMADLRQTYADRVNFVMLNVDNSKWLPEMLQYRVDGIPHFVYLDEVGEPVAMAIGEQPASVIADNLTALAAHQPLPHQQGFGRTSELGESPAPKASAGEDPRSHGAQVVQ; this comes from the coding sequence ATGTCTGAAAAGTTGCCAGGTTCTTCTGATATTCAAGGGTCTGCCTTTGGCCAGCGCCTACGAAACTTTCTGATTGTCCTTACAGCAGTTGTCTTAGCCGTCGCCATCTTTGTAGGGGTGCGAGGTCCTTCCCCCAGTGGCTCCCTAACTGCCTTAGCAGAAACTGCCACCCCCCTGGAGACAGCCCTAGCCAACCAACAGCCCACCCTAATAGAGTTCTACGCCAATTGGTGTACCTCCTGTCAGGCCATGGCCAGTGACATGGCCGACCTGCGGCAAACCTACGCCGATCGGGTCAACTTCGTCATGCTCAACGTCGACAACAGCAAGTGGCTGCCGGAAATGCTGCAATACCGCGTCGACGGCATTCCCCACTTTGTTTACTTAGATGAGGTCGGCGAACCCGTGGCCATGGCCATCGGCGAACAGCCTGCCAGTGTCATAGCCGACAACCTAACTGCACTAGCAGCCCATCAACCGCTACCCCATCAACAAGGCTTTGGCCGCACCTCCGAGCTAGGCGAGTCTCCTGCTCCCAAAGCCAGTGCTGGGGAAGATCCCCGCAGCCACGGGGCCCAGGTCGTTCAGTAG
- a CDS encoding IS630 family transposase (programmed frameshift) produces the protein MNSFQLEHQQKVDNRAILSDFISSNPDSRELKRALAVKMALEGEPYFKITKFLGINKSFITYWKNRFEAQGIEGIKLGYQGSKSYLTPDDRTEIISWLRTRNYWNFDELVSYLDEHYDVIYKSKQSYYTLFSEAGISWKKSQKTNPKSDPALVKKKREEIQGFIRQNQFKIESGELIVLFLDECHLLWGDVCGYVWGKTDMRIEIPITNERIRQTYYGALNYQTKEFILHPYEKGNGENTVAFMKYLQEQNPGKQIALIWDGASYHKSQEIKDFLATVNHGKEETEWQFKCILFAPNSPEQNPVEDVWLQAKNSLRRFWRLCRSFPAVKYLFEFFIDHQKFDFSKIEEYSPCS, from the exons ATGAATAGTTTTCAATTAGAACACCAACAAAAAGTAGATAATCGTGCTATTCTATCAGACTTTATAAGTAGTAATCCTGATTCAAGAGAGCTTAAGCGAGCATTGGCTGTAAAAATGGCATTGGAGGGTGAGCCATATTTTAAGATTACCAAATTTCTGGGAATAAACAAGTCTTTTATTACATATTGGAAGAACAGATTCGAAGCACAAGGCATTGAAGGTATTAAACTCGGCTACCAAGGATCAAAAAGTTACCTAACCCCAGATGATCGTACAGAAATTATCTCGTGGCTGAGAACCAGAAACTACTGGAACTTTGATGAATTAGTTTCATATTTAGATGAACATTATGATGTGATTTACAAGTCTAAGCAAAGCTACTATACACTTTTTTCGGAAGCAGGTATTAGTTGGAAGAAATCTCAAAAAACCAACCCGAAATCTGATCCAGCTCTAGTCAAAA AAAAAAGAGAAGAAATCCAAGGATTTATCCGTCAAAACCAGTTCAAAATTGAGTCTGGGGAATTGATTGTACTTTTTTTGGATGAGTGTCATCTCCTTTGGGGTGATGTTTGTGGATATGTCTGGGGCAAGACAGATATGCGAATCGAAATCCCTATTACAAACGAGAGAATCAGGCAAACATATTATGGCGCATTAAACTATCAAACAAAAGAATTTATTTTGCATCCTTACGAGAAAGGGAATGGAGAGAATACAGTTGCTTTTATGAAGTACTTGCAGGAACAAAATCCTGGGAAGCAAATCGCATTAATTTGGGATGGCGCTAGTTATCATAAGTCACAAGAGATCAAAGATTTTTTAGCTACAGTCAATCATGGGAAGGAAGAGACAGAATGGCAATTCAAATGTATTCTATTTGCACCCAATTCACCAGAACAAAATCCAGTGGAAGATGTTTGGTTACAAGCCAAAAATTCATTGAGAAGATTTTGGAGGTTGTGTCGTTCTTTCCCCGCTGTAAAGTATCTGTTTGAGTTCTTTATAGATCATCAAAAGTTCGATTTTTCTAAAATAGAAGAATATTCACCTTGTTCATAA
- a CDS encoding NUDIX hydrolase: MAQRQDLDAGVGVPHFVEDSSQSNSDSPYLPDQDYYRALQALVITCVDVLLVHADRVLLGRRHQPPRLGWWVLGGRMHVGESPLVAVQRKLNQEAGLWLARERFHYLGAYSSHFSGVAQKPAQEQAPPWQHPGLHSVNLTYFATLCDAERQAITLTPQEYAGANWFSLSSVEADLRAQIPTPLSTMDLYLNHILKDLRSYLGLR; this comes from the coding sequence ATGGCCCAGCGGCAAGATTTAGACGCCGGGGTCGGAGTGCCTCACTTTGTCGAAGACTCTTCCCAGAGCAACTCCGACTCTCCCTATCTCCCTGACCAAGACTATTATCGGGCTCTGCAGGCTCTGGTCATTACCTGTGTAGATGTGTTGCTGGTCCATGCAGATAGGGTGCTATTGGGCCGGCGCCACCAGCCCCCTCGCCTGGGTTGGTGGGTGCTCGGAGGCCGCATGCACGTGGGAGAATCGCCCTTGGTTGCGGTCCAGCGTAAGCTCAATCAAGAGGCGGGACTCTGGCTGGCCAGGGAGCGGTTTCACTACCTCGGGGCCTATTCTAGTCACTTTAGCGGTGTTGCCCAGAAGCCAGCCCAGGAACAGGCACCTCCATGGCAACATCCCGGTCTGCACAGCGTTAATCTCACCTATTTCGCGACTCTCTGCGACGCCGAACGGCAGGCCATCACCCTCACTCCTCAGGAGTATGCCGGAGCTAACTGGTTCAGCCTCTCCAGTGTTGAGGCTGACCTGCGGGCGCAGATACCTACCCCCCTCTCTACCATGGATCTCTACCTGAATCACATTCTTAAGGATTTGCGTAGCTACCTGGGTCTGCGATAA
- the prfC gene encoding peptide chain release factor 3 — translation MATSSPAVSSQTLAEAVEERRNFAIISHPDAGKTTLTEKLLLYGGAIHEAGAVKARRAQRHATSDWMELEQQRGISITSTVLQFDYNDYTINLLDTPGHQDFSEDTYRTLAAADNAVMLEDAAKGLEPQTRKLFEVCRMRSLPIFTFFNKMDRPARDPLELLDEIEQELGLQTYVVNWPVGAGDRFQGVFDRRRRQFHLFQRTAHGSKAAADTVIDLGDPRIEELLDQDLYYQFKEELELLDEVAPELDLERVHAGKMTPVFFGSAMTNFGVELFLEAFLDYALKPGPRRSTLGDVPPTHEDFSGFVFKLQANMDARHRDRIAFVRVCSGKFEKDMVVNHARLGKSVRLSHPQKLFAQGRKSLDEAYPGDVIGLNNPGAFAIGDTIYQGKKLEYEGIPCFSPELFAYLKNPNPSKFKQFHKGVKELREEGAVQIMFSADESKRDPILAAVGQLQFEVVQFRLQTEYNVETRLDPLPYSVARWVDGGWEALEAVGRLFNTATVKDSWGRPVLLFRNEWNCQQVEMDHPELKLSKTAPVVAGQEPEDL, via the coding sequence ATGGCAACGTCATCACCAGCAGTTTCATCTCAAACCCTGGCCGAAGCCGTGGAAGAGCGTCGCAACTTCGCGATCATCTCCCACCCGGATGCCGGTAAAACCACCCTGACTGAGAAGCTATTGCTGTACGGTGGCGCCATCCACGAAGCCGGAGCCGTGAAAGCTCGCCGGGCCCAGCGCCATGCCACTTCCGACTGGATGGAGCTGGAGCAGCAACGGGGTATTTCCATCACCTCTACGGTGTTGCAATTTGACTACAACGACTACACCATCAACCTGCTGGATACCCCCGGTCACCAAGATTTCAGCGAAGACACCTATCGCACCCTGGCCGCGGCTGACAATGCCGTCATGCTGGAAGATGCGGCTAAGGGGCTAGAGCCCCAAACTCGCAAACTCTTCGAAGTCTGCCGCATGCGGTCTCTACCCATTTTTACCTTCTTTAATAAGATGGACCGGCCTGCCCGCGACCCCTTAGAACTGCTTGATGAAATTGAGCAGGAGTTGGGGTTGCAAACCTACGTGGTGAATTGGCCCGTCGGCGCTGGCGATCGCTTCCAAGGCGTCTTCGATCGGCGGCGGCGACAATTCCATCTGTTTCAGCGTACCGCCCACGGCAGCAAAGCTGCGGCAGACACCGTCATCGATCTGGGGGATCCCCGCATCGAGGAGCTCCTAGACCAAGATCTCTACTACCAGTTCAAGGAAGAATTAGAACTATTGGACGAAGTGGCCCCGGAGCTGGATCTAGAGCGGGTCCATGCCGGTAAAATGACCCCGGTCTTCTTCGGCAGTGCCATGACCAACTTCGGTGTCGAACTCTTCCTGGAAGCCTTTCTTGATTATGCCCTCAAGCCGGGTCCCCGCCGCAGTACCCTCGGCGATGTCCCTCCTACCCACGAAGATTTTTCTGGGTTTGTGTTTAAGCTGCAGGCCAATATGGATGCTCGCCATCGCGATCGCATCGCCTTCGTGCGGGTCTGTTCTGGCAAGTTTGAAAAGGACATGGTGGTCAACCATGCCCGCCTGGGCAAATCGGTGCGCCTCTCCCATCCCCAGAAGCTCTTTGCCCAGGGGCGCAAATCCTTAGATGAGGCCTATCCCGGTGATGTCATCGGCCTCAACAACCCCGGCGCCTTCGCCATTGGCGACACTATTTACCAGGGTAAAAAGCTGGAGTATGAAGGGATCCCCTGCTTTTCCCCAGAACTGTTTGCCTACCTGAAAAACCCCAACCCCTCTAAGTTCAAGCAATTCCACAAGGGCGTGAAGGAACTGCGGGAAGAAGGGGCAGTGCAGATCATGTTCTCCGCCGACGAGTCTAAGCGCGATCCCATCCTGGCGGCGGTGGGACAACTGCAGTTCGAAGTGGTGCAGTTTCGTCTGCAGACTGAGTACAACGTCGAGACCCGCTTGGATCCCCTGCCCTACTCGGTAGCCCGTTGGGTCGATGGCGGCTGGGAGGCCCTAGAGGCGGTAGGTCGCCTATTCAACACCGCCACGGTGAAAGATAGCTGGGGCCGCCCGGTGCTGCTGTTCCGCAATGAATGGAACTGTCAGCAGGTGGAGATGGACCATCCTGAGTTGAAGTTGAGTAAGACCGCGCCGGTGGTGGCCGGTCAAGAACCGGAAGATTTATAA
- a CDS encoding ISKra4 family transposase (programmed frameshift), protein MSPEDQAALAQHSREIAKILHRNSPPEAVDTLEGIETTVRQQMLEHVSPEVGNFFVEACTQTQRGRPRQLKSVLGTLPIREQQAQRLGLEPHGRLSPLFEKCALRVAACQSYGKGETDVSVLTGMSLSHSTLQRLVQRQRETPPEAKQTVTEISVDGGKVRLRHPEKGEPSYWKEYKSARVENLYYGAAFQANDWLQDWLNSQPLANPIICLGDGHRGVWAVFRPIATVETRLEILDWYHLVENLYGVGGSLKRLKQAKALLWEGRVDETQALFTDCALEQARRFCDYLERHRHRIVNYGYFQAEQICSIGSGAVESAIKQIDHRMKLPGAQWVPDNVQQALQVRCAYLNRAYDC, encoded by the exons TTGTCCCCCGAAGACCAAGCCGCCTTAGCCCAGCATAGCCGCGAGATTGCCAAGATTCTGCATCGCAATAGCCCTCCTGAAGCCGTTGACACACTTGAAGGCATTGAAACGACGGTGCGGCAGCAGATGCTGGAGCACGTCAGTCCCGAAGTGGGAA ATTTTTTTGTCGAAGCGTGCACCCAAACCCAACGGGGACGCCCCCGGCAGCTAAAAAGTGTTCTGGGGACCCTCCCGATTCGGGAACAGCAAGCCCAGCGGTTGGGCCTCGAACCCCACGGTCGTCTCAGCCCGCTCTTTGAGAAATGTGCGTTGCGGGTTGCGGCCTGCCAAAGCTATGGGAAAGGCGAAACCGACGTGTCCGTTTTAACGGGGATGTCGTTGAGTCATTCAACGCTGCAACGCCTCGTGCAACGCCAACGTGAGACCCCACCGGAGGCGAAGCAGACGGTCACCGAGATCAGTGTCGATGGCGGTAAAGTGCGCCTGCGGCATCCGGAAAAAGGCGAACCCAGTTACTGGAAAGAATACAAGAGTGCTCGGGTCGAGAATCTGTACTATGGGGCGGCGTTTCAGGCAAATGACTGGCTGCAAGACTGGCTAAATAGCCAACCGTTAGCGAACCCCATCATCTGCCTTGGCGATGGGCATCGGGGCGTCTGGGCGGTGTTTCGTCCCATCGCCACCGTGGAAACCCGTTTAGAAATTCTCGATTGGTACCACTTGGTCGAAAACCTCTATGGAGTTGGGGGCTCATTAAAACGGCTGAAACAAGCCAAAGCTCTGTTATGGGAAGGGCGGGTTGATGAAACCCAGGCGTTATTTACCGACTGCGCTCTGGAGCAAGCCCGGCGATTCTGTGATTACTTGGAGCGACATCGTCACCGAATTGTGAATTACGGCTATTTTCAAGCTGAACAAATCTGTTCGATTGGCTCAGGTGCAGTTGAGTCAGCCATCAAGCAGATTGACCATCGCATGAAACTCCCAGGCGCTCAATGGGTGCCCGACAATGTTCAGCAAGCCTTGCAGGTGCGATGTGCCTATCTGAATAGAGCCTACGATTGTTGA
- a CDS encoding alpha/beta fold hydrolase yields the protein MTVADSIPIQSSQWYWRGFSIRYQQVGRTGPAVLCIHGFGASSEHWRRTLPVLAQANRVYAIDLIGFGQSAKPRPNAPIAYTFETWGAQVLDFCRQVIGEPAFLVGNSIGCIVALQAAVMAPEQVRGVAMLDCSLRLLHERKRQRLPWYRRASAPLLQRLLGYRPFGHFFFSRVARPRVIRRLLGQAYGRPKAVTDDLILALWQPSQEPGAADVFLAFVRYSQGPLAEDLLPQVQCPVLILWGEADPWEPVALGRELGRYEAVEAFIPLPGVGHCPQDEAPELVNPLLQEWVARHSG from the coding sequence GTGACTGTCGCCGATTCCATCCCAATTCAGTCCTCTCAGTGGTACTGGCGAGGGTTTTCGATCCGCTATCAACAGGTAGGCCGGACAGGGCCGGCAGTGCTTTGCATTCATGGCTTTGGCGCCTCCAGTGAGCACTGGCGACGCACCCTACCGGTGTTGGCTCAGGCTAATCGGGTCTATGCCATCGATTTGATTGGCTTTGGCCAGTCTGCCAAGCCCAGGCCCAATGCCCCCATAGCCTATACCTTTGAGACCTGGGGAGCTCAGGTCCTCGACTTCTGCCGTCAGGTCATTGGCGAGCCCGCTTTTCTGGTGGGCAATTCCATTGGCTGTATTGTGGCGCTGCAGGCGGCGGTGATGGCCCCGGAGCAGGTGCGGGGGGTGGCGATGCTGGATTGTTCCCTGCGGCTGTTGCATGAGCGCAAGCGGCAGCGACTGCCTTGGTATCGACGGGCCAGTGCCCCGTTATTGCAACGGTTGCTGGGCTATCGCCCCTTTGGCCATTTCTTCTTTAGCCGTGTTGCTCGGCCTCGGGTGATTCGTCGGTTGCTAGGCCAGGCCTACGGTCGCCCCAAGGCGGTAACGGATGACTTGATTCTGGCCCTGTGGCAGCCATCCCAGGAACCGGGGGCAGCCGATGTGTTTCTGGCTTTCGTGCGCTATTCCCAGGGACCCTTGGCTGAGGATCTCTTGCCCCAGGTGCAATGTCCAGTGCTGATTCTCTGGGGAGAGGCGGATCCTTGGGAGCCGGTGGCGCTGGGCCGGGAACTTGGCCGGTATGAGGCCGTCGAAGCATTTATCCCCCTGCCGGGAGTGGGGCACTGCCCCCAGGATGAGGCGCCGGAGCTGGTTAATCCCCTGCTGCAGGAGTGGGTGGCTCGGCACAGCGGCTAG
- a CDS encoding RNA-dependent RNA polymerase family protein, whose protein sequence is MSTYNSVQYLLDDYPRTLFPLSTTKVIAENTGTEVLQYVYEKVLNLNEPAHSFLSQARCYASKQGFHLRRTVKLDPVAELFIYDIIYRNRSLFRKDFSPNRRSFGYRFEQGKPISPSKSYGDFKKNLAYVKAHFKFALKFDIATYFNSIYHHYIVRWLSDIGASSNDVENLGQFLREANTGVSIDCLPHGIHATKIIGAEFLKFVDNSVKLKCSLLLRFMDDFYLFYVLKKLC, encoded by the coding sequence ATGAGCACCTACAACAGCGTTCAATACCTTCTCGACGATTACCCAAGGACTCTATTTCCTCTATCAACTACGAAAGTAATTGCGGAGAATACTGGGACTGAAGTTCTTCAGTATGTTTATGAAAAGGTACTGAATCTAAATGAGCCTGCACATTCTTTCTTGTCGCAAGCCAGATGTTATGCCTCCAAACAAGGTTTTCATTTGCGCCGAACAGTAAAACTTGACCCGGTCGCTGAATTATTTATTTATGACATTATTTACAGAAATCGCTCCTTATTTCGCAAGGATTTTAGCCCAAACAGACGTAGTTTTGGCTATAGATTTGAACAAGGAAAACCCATATCTCCATCTAAAAGCTATGGAGACTTCAAGAAAAATTTAGCCTATGTAAAGGCACATTTTAAATTCGCTCTTAAATTTGATATTGCTACGTATTTTAACTCTATATATCATCACTATATTGTCAGATGGCTTAGCGACATAGGAGCATCTAGTAATGATGTTGAGAATCTTGGGCAGTTCCTCCGAGAGGCGAATACAGGGGTTTCCATTGATTGTTTGCCTCACGGAATTCATGCAACGAAAATTATTGGTGCAGAGTTTCTAAAGTTTGTTGATAATTCCGTTAAGTTGAAATGTAGCCTCTTGCTGCGATTTATGGATGATTTTTATCTTTTTTATGTTCTGAAGAAGCTGTGCTGA